The Halobacteria archaeon AArc-dxtr1 region CGGTCGTCGGCGAGGCTCCCGTACTCGGCCTCCCGAAGTTCGCGGCGCCAGTCACCGGTGTTCTCGAGGAATGTGACGAAGTTCGCGATGCCGACGACGTCGATGCCGGCCGCCCAGCGGTCGGGGTACTCGGTGAGTGCGGCAAGCACCATGAAGCCGCCGTAGGAACCGCCCTTGGCGATGATGCGGTCGGGGTCGATCGCAGGGTGCTCGCAGAGCCACTCGACGCAGGCGTCGATGTCAGCGACCGAATCCATCCGCTTCTCGACGTCGTCCAAGGCGGCGTAGTCGGCACCGTATCCCGACGAGCCGCGGACATTCGGCTCGAAGTAGGCGTAGCCGCGATCGGTGAAGTACTGCTTGACCGACGAGAAGGAGGGCCGGCGCTGGCTCTCGGGGCCGCCGTGGATGTCGACGATGACGGGCGTCTCGCCGGGTGTCGACGGCGCTGTGTCTGCCGAGTCAGGGAGCGTGAGGAAGCCGGGGATCTCGAGTCCATCGAAGCTCTCGACGTGAACGAGGTCGGCCTCGTCGAACGTCTCAGGTGGGATGCCTGCCGTCGGCGCTGCAGTCCAGCGCTCGGCGTCGCCGGTCTCGACCTCGACGACGTAGACGTTCGTGTTTACGGTGTCGCCGGAGGTCGAGAGCGCGAAGCGCTCGGCGTCGGGATCGAAGCTGACACCACCGGCGACGCCACCGGGCAGGTCCGGTGTAGGGAACGTCTCGAACGCGGTCGGATCGTCCGAATCGAATGCACCGACGGTCAGTTCGGTGTAGCCCTCGACGTTTCGCGAGTAGACGAATCGGCCCGTTTCGTTGTCTACTGCGATTCCGCCGACGTTCCATCCCTCGCCGGGCTGTGCCCGGCTCTTCGAGGAGCGTGACTCCTCGCCGTCGACGACCGTCTCGAGATCGCCAGTCTCGAGGTCCAGGTAGGCCAGATAGAGCGTGTCGGCGTCGCCCTCGTCGGTGACGAGGTAGATCCCCGTCCCGTCGGGCGCCCAGCTCGCGCTCCCGTAGCGAACGTCGCCCTCGTGGGGCGTCAGGTGCTCGAGTTCGGGCTCATCGGTGTCGAGGTCGAGCACGTACAGATCCTGATCGAAGTTGGAGTACGCTTCCGAAACCAGCAGTCGGGAGTCGTCCGGGCTCCAGCCCGAGAGGGTGAGCCAGCCGTCGCCCTCGCAAACGAGGGTAGCATCTTCACCGGTCTCGCCGCGACGCTGGACGTAGACGTCGAAGACGGACTCGTCGCGACGGTTTGAGGTGAACGCGAACCGGTCACCGTCGTGGCTCCACCCACCCCAGCGGTGTTTGGCCTCGGGATGGCGAGTCAGGTTCTCGACCCCGCCCGACTCGACGTCGAGTCGGAACAGTTGGGCGCGCTCGTTGCCGCCTTCGTCCATCCCAAAGGCGAGTTCCGGCCGTTCGGGCGACCAGGAGGCGAAGGACACCTGCTCGTCGGAGAACGTTCGCTGCTCCGGCCACGTACGTGCCGCGTCGAGCGTCCAGACCTGGGAGGTACCGGTCGTGTTCATCAGAAACGAGAGGCGGTCGCCCTCGGGTCCGAACGAGGCCCCGTAGGCGCTTCGCACGTTGAGATAGCGCTCGATATCGAACGACTCCATACAGAGTCATCGCCCGGGCGCCCACTAACGGTTTCGCCTCGTTGGGACCACCCAATAGAGACGGTGACACGCCACATAGAGGAAAGATGGTCCAGAGAGAGACGAGCAGAAACGGGGGCGGAGACTGCGAGTAGGCACACCCTAGAAGGGTCGTGGCAGCTGTGAGAGGGGAGATCGACGGACAAACGGACAGAGATTGGAGTGGTTAACAAAACGAGTTCCGGACCGACTCCCGCAGACGATGTCAGCGAAGGGTTCGGGCGGCAGTGGCGAGCAGGCCGATCTCTCGGTCGCCGCCGTCGTGATCGCCACCGTCGTCGTATGTATCGCGTTCGGAATGACGGTGGCCGTAGCCGGGCCCGAGCTGCTAAACGACGAGTTTGACGATGAGGACGACGCTCCGGAGTCGATCGGGGCTTTAGACCGGCTTTCGGATGGAACGTCGGATATCGACTCACAGGATCTGGAGTCACCAGAGGGGGACGACGAAGAGGATGAAGACGAAGATGGAGATGACGAAGGCGAGGATCAGGAGGAGGAAGATAACGAGGACGAAGAGGATGAGGGCGATGAAGGCGATGGCGAAGACGAGAGCGAGGAAGACGAAGAGGATGATGGCGAGGATGAAGAAG contains the following coding sequences:
- a CDS encoding S9 family peptidase, whose amino-acid sequence is MESFDIERYLNVRSAYGASFGPEGDRLSFLMNTTGTSQVWTLDAARTWPEQRTFSDEQVSFASWSPERPELAFGMDEGGNERAQLFRLDVESGGVENLTRHPEAKHRWGGWSHDGDRFAFTSNRRDESVFDVYVQRRGETGEDATLVCEGDGWLTLSGWSPDDSRLLVSEAYSNFDQDLYVLDLDTDEPELEHLTPHEGDVRYGSASWAPDGTGIYLVTDEGDADTLYLAYLDLETGDLETVVDGEESRSSKSRAQPGEGWNVGGIAVDNETGRFVYSRNVEGYTELTVGAFDSDDPTAFETFPTPDLPGGVAGGVSFDPDAERFALSTSGDTVNTNVYVVEVETGDAERWTAAPTAGIPPETFDEADLVHVESFDGLEIPGFLTLPDSADTAPSTPGETPVIVDIHGGPESQRRPSFSSVKQYFTDRGYAYFEPNVRGSSGYGADYAALDDVEKRMDSVADIDACVEWLCEHPAIDPDRIIAKGGSYGGFMVLAALTEYPDRWAAGIDVVGIANFVTFLENTGDWRRELREAEYGSLADDREFLESISPINTVDRIEAPLFVLHGANDPRVPVGEAEQIVEKAREQNVPVRKLIFEDEGHGFSKLENRIEAYSAIADFLDEHV